A genomic segment from Gracilinanus agilis isolate LMUSP501 chromosome 1, AgileGrace, whole genome shotgun sequence encodes:
- the C1H6orf62 gene encoding uncharacterized protein C6orf62 homolog, whose translation MGDPNSRKKQALNRLRAQLRKKKESLADQFDFKMYIAFVFKEKKKKSALFEVSEVIPVMTNNYEENILKGVRDSSYSLESSIELLQKDVVQLHAPRYQSMRRDVIGCTQEMDFILWPRNDIEKIVCLLFSRWKGSDEPFRPVQAKFEFYHGDYEKQFLHVLSRKDKTGIVVNNPNQSVFLFIDRQHLQTPKNKATIFKLCSICLYLPQEQLTHWAVGTVEDHLRPYMPE comes from the exons ATGGGGGACCCAAACTCCCGGAAGAAACAAGCTCTGAACAGACTTCGTGCTCagcttagaaagaaaaaagaatctctaGCTGACCAGTTTGACTTCAAGATGTATATTGCCTTTGTATTCAAGGAGAAG aagaaaaaatcagCACTTTTTGAAGTGTCTGAAGTGATACCAGTCATGACAAAcaattatgaagaaaatattctGAAAGGTGTGCGAGATTCCAGCTATTCCTTGGAAAGTTCCATAGAACTTTTGCAGAAGGATGTAGTACAGCTCCATGCTCCCCGCTACCAGTCCATGCGAAGG gatgtAATTGGCTGTACTCAGGAGATGGATTTCATTCTTTGGCCTCGGAATGATATTGAGAAGATTGTCTGTCTCCTGTTTTCTAGGTGGAAAGGATCTGATGAGCCCTTTAGGCCTGTTCAg GCCAAGTTTGAATTTTATCACGGTGACTACGAAAAACAGTTTCTGCATGTTCTGAGCCGAAAGGACAAGACTGGAATTGTTGTCAACAATCCTAACCAGTCAGTGTTTCTCTTCATTGACAGACAGCACTTGCAG acTCCAAAAAACAAAGCTACAATCTTCAAGTTATGCAGCATCTGCCTGTACCTGCCACAGGAACAGCTCACCCACTGGGCGGTTGGTACCGTTGAGGATCACCTCCGCCCTTACATGCCAGAATAG